The Haloplanus sp. CK5-1 genome segment GACCCCATCGACGGCGCGACGGCCGGCGGACGAATTCTGGAGGGGCATCGTTCCGTTGTCTGGAGCGACGCCGACCTATAGATTTTTATCGCTATCTGATATGTGTCTGACGCGCGTCGCACAGAGGCGCTCAACGTCGTTATGAGGCCGATACACGTCGTACGGATGTCTGACAAGATCGATACGTTTTACTGAAATCGAGCGGTAGACGGGGGCATGGATCGACGGACGTTCCTCGTCGCCCTGACCCCCTTCGTCGCCGGCTGTTTCGGCGGCCAGCGGAGCCAGTCGACCCCGGAACCCACCGCGACCGACACCGCCGAATCGACGCCGACGACCACCCCCGACCCCACCGAGACGCCGACGGCGACGGCCACGCCGGAGCCCGAAGCGTCGTCGGTGGCGGCCGAGCGCATCGAGAGCGTCCAAGAACACCTCACCGAGGCCGTCTACGTCTACACCGGCGGTGTCTCGGACGACCTCCTCTCCGTGACGGCCGCCACCGAGTCGTTCCGGGCGCGGGACGTCCTCCTGCGGCTGGACGGGGTACAGCGCTCGCTCGCCGAGGCCGAGGCCGAGGCGACGACCGACGACCAGCGATCGACCGTCGAGTCGCTCGATACGATGCAGCGGTTTCTCACGCAGGCGACGGACGCCCAGTCGTGGCTCATCGACGGCCACGACGCGCTGTCGGAGGCGTACACCCACTTGGACGACGTCGACCTCGACGCCGCCGAGAACGACATCGAGACCGCCGAGACTGCCGCTGAGGAGGTCGACGGCCCGACGAGAACCGTTCGTGAGGAGATGGACGCCGCGAGTGCGACGGCCCTCGACGTGATCGGCGAGTCGGAGTACGAGGACAAGGTGTCGCAGTTGTCCGACGAGGCCGAGGTGCTCTCCACGCTCGCCGGCGACGCGGACGACATCCGGAACGGCATCGAAATGGTCGAGCGGGCCCGCGACGAGATCGACGACGACCGGACGGACCGGGCCGCCGACACGGCAGACCGCGCCTACGAGGTGTTGAGCGACGTCGAGGACCGACTCGACGAACTGCTGGACGAGTTCCCGGAGCGAGCCGACGCGTTCGAGGACGTCGTCGACGACATGCGCTATCTCGCGTCGCGCAGCGCCGACGACGCGGACACCATCTACGAGCAGTACGCGTAGCGCCTGCGAGCGGAACCGGCGACCGCGTCGCCCAAACGGTCATTTGACCCACCGAGAGGGTTTTGATCGAGGGCGGCGAGCGTCCGGACATGGATCACGACGGTGACCGTGGCTGTCCGAAGTGTGGTCACACCGAGACGGACGTGGGGAAGATATCCACTACCGGCGGCGGCCTCAGCAAGATGTTCGACATTCAGACCAACTCGTTTCGGGTGGTGTCGTGTACGTCGTGTGGCTACTCCGAACTGTACCGTGACACGGGATCGGCGGGGAGCGACATCGTCGACGTGTTCCTCGGGTGAATGGCCGGGGCCGAAGCCGGGGTGGTCCTCCTCGTCTTCGCCGTCGGTATCGGGGCCTCACTCCTCCTCTACGCGCTGGTCCGGGCGGAACACGACGAGCGCGAGGTGATGGACCGGGAGGCGGCCGAGCGGACCGCACGCCGGGACGTGGACGACGGCGACCGCCGGTGACGGGCCGACGGTCACCCCGTTCGAACATGTTCGGCGACGGGGGTTTCCGTGCTGAGGAGAAGTTGGATCACAGGCCTCGAAACTGACTTTTTCCAGCATTTGAGAACTCTCGGGGGTGCTTTCCCTTCGGGGCCTCTATGCCTATCCGTCTATGACTGACAACATCGGAGCACCCGGGACGAGTCTCTCGCGCCGACAGTTCGTGAAGGCGACCGGCACGGTGGGGATCGGTGGTCTCGCGGGGTGTGCGGCCCCGACGAACGGCGACCCCGAACGGCAGGGGGCCGGGGCCGGAACCGGGACGGCACCCCAACAGGGGGGCAGCGACCTGCCCGTATCGGGCAAGCCACAGATCGTCGACGTGAACGAACAGAACAACCAGGTGACGCTGCGGGCGGTCACCTCGCGGATGCCGGCCCACCCCGGCGACGCGATGGGTGGTCCCGTCGAACTGCCGCGGGTGTGGGCCTGGCAGGCCGACGACCGTACCCCCAGCGTCCCGGGCCCCGTCATCCGGACCACGGAGGGCGAGGACATCGAGGTGACCCTCGACAACACGGACGCGAACATGCCCCACACGGTCCACTTCCACGGCGTCCGCAAGACGTGGGAGAACGACGGCGTCCCGACCACGACGGGGATGACCGTCATGCCCGGTGAGGAACACACCTACGAGATTCCGGCGAACGTACCGGGCACCCACCTCTACCACTGCCACTACCAGACCCACCGGCACATCGACATGGGGATGTACGGTTTCTTCCGCGTCGACCCCGAGGGGTACGAGCCGGCCGATCAAGAACTGTTCATGACCGTGAAAGACTGGGACTCCCGGCTCAACCGGCAGATGGCCGGCGAGGACGTGAGTTACAGTCCCCGGGACCGCCGCCCCGACGTGTTCACGATGAACGGTCGGGTGGCCCCGCGGACGCTCCACCCCGAAGACGGGTCGCCGGTGCTCGTCTCGGAAGGTGACACCGTCAGGGTCCACTTCGGCAACAACGGCTACATGCAACACCCGATCCACGTCCACAACCACCGGTACCGGGTCGTCGAGAAGGACGGCTCGCAGATCCCGGAAGACCAGCAGATCGAACAGGACGTCATGCCCCTGTCGCCCGCCGAGCGAAAGACCATCGAGTTCGAGGCCGACGCCGACCCGGGCATCTACCTCATGCACTGCCACAAGGTGAGCCACGCGATGAACGGCACCAGTTACCCCGGTGGGATGGTCAACGCCGTCGTCTACGAGGACGCGATGGACTCGGACGTCTTCGCTCAGTTGATGGACTACGCGGGCTACGAGGCGTAGACAGGTTCATCCGGAGGGAGGCCCGACGATCCCTATGGAGCGGACGCCCACGGGCACGCCCGTCGGTGTCGACGACCCCTACGACCACGCGGGGCGGTGTGATCACCTGACCTCGGACGGATGCTGCCGGTTCGCGCTCGAACGCACCGGCGACAACGGGGAACAACGTCTCCCGAGGGGCCGGCCGTCGGCCGGTGACGACGCCGCGTTCGCGGCCGAGCGCCGCGCCGAGGACTACGCGTGTGTCGCCGCCGACGAGGACGCCGAGTGGCGCGACTGTCCACACTACCGCTCGACGACCGACGGGCGCGAGTGCCGTCGCTGTGGCCTCGACGAGGTCCGGATGGCCCACGACGACGCGCGGCCGCTGCTGGAGGAACACCACCTCTCCTACGGGTCGGCGGGGGGCGGCGACGAGGGCGACCCGGCCCACGAGATCACGGTGGCGCTGTGTCGGTGGTGTCACGCGAAGGTCCACGAGGGATGGGCACGGATTGACGACGACGCCGGCCCCGACGCCGAGGCGCTGGCGGCGCGCGAGGAGCGCCGGAGCAGGGAGCAGGCGGAGTTCGGCTTCCGGACGGCCGCGGAGCGGGACGACCGCGACTGAGACGCGTCGACCGCGCTTCCGATCCGCTTTTACGCGCCTGCGAACTACCGGGAGCCAATGACTCGGATCGTCGTCGTCGACAACCACGGACAGTTCACGCACCTGGAGCGTCGCGCACTCCGCGACGCGGGCGTGGACACCGAAATTGTCGACAACACCACGCCACCGGAAGACCTCGACGTCGACGGACTCGTCCTCTCGGGCGGGCCGGACATGGATCGCATCGGGCGCTGTGACGAGTATCTGGGGATGGGCGTGCCGGTCCTCGGCATCTGTCTCGGGATGCAGATCATGGCGACGGAACTCGACGGCGCGGTCGGCTCGGGCGACTACGGCGGCTACGCCGACGTCGACGTCGACATCGTCGACGCCGAGGACCCGGTCGTGGGGTCGCTCGCCCCGGAGACGCGGGTGTGGGCGAGTCACGCCGACGAGGTGACGGCCCTGCCGACGGGGTTCGACCGGACGGCGACGAGCGGCGTCTGTGACATCGAGGCGATGAGCGATACGGATCGGGAACTGTACGGCGTCCAGTGGCACCCCGAGGTCGCGCACACGGCCGAGGGCGAGGAACTGTTCGAGAACTTCATCGACTGCTGTCGGTGACGATGCCGGTCGGTCCGTCGTCGCGACCGGGCCGTCGACGGAGGGGCGTCCCCGTCGACGCGAGGGGAGGGATTTACCACGCCGCGCCGCGTCGGATCCACCGATGACGACCACCCAGTCCGACCTCGCCGGACTGTCGCGGTACATCTTCACCGCGCCGCGGTGGTACGCCAGTCTCGGGTTCGCGCTGATCATCGCGGCGATGGCCGGCGTCGCTGCCTTCGACTCGGGGACCAGTTCGCCGACCGTTCGCAACCTGCTCATCCTGGGCCAGGACGCGTGGCAGGGCATCTTCTTCATCGGCCTGCCGACGGTCATCGCCTCGCTCGGGACCACCGGCGTCGACCGCTTCGTCGGCGGGAAACTCACGCCGAACCGGTCGTCGCTGCTCGCCCTCCTCTGTGAACTGATCCTCGTCGTCATCGTGACGGGGGCTGGACTGATCGCACTGGTCACGCCGCTCGGACAGACGTTCGTCTACGACGCCCTCGTGGTCGCGCTGGCCTCGATCTTCGCCTTCCGACTGCTCGTCGTCATGGCGGTCTCCCAGTCGTCGCTGCTGATCGCCGCCGTCCCCGCCAGCCTCCAGACCGTCGTCGCCGCCGTGTTTCTCTTCGTCTACAGCGGCACCGTCCGGTTCATGGAACTGGGTGGGCCGCTCACGGACGCCTACCTGACGCCGTACCTCTCGCGGGCCTCGGAGGCCCCCCCGGAGCTGTGGGTGATCGGCCCCGACCACTTCGGGTTGCTCGTCGTCACCTGCGTCATCTACGCCGCCGGTGTCTACGTCTTCATCAGGGTGATCGACCGCCCGTGGCAGCAGAGCCTCGGCGTCTCGGTGCTCGACTTCATCCGCGGGTTCGTCGGCCACGTCGCCGAAGGGTCACGGGAGTTGGAAGACTTCTTCGAGAAACTCGGCGAGGAGGCGGTCGTCCCGGTGACGGTGCTCGCCTTCCGCCGTCTCGACGGCACGCAGAAGGCGCGGTTCGTCCTGCCGATGATCCACCCCGGACCGATGGGCGAGATCGGCGGCGGGAACTTCCCGGTTCGCGTCGCCGAACACACCGACGGCCTGGTCTTCCCGCCCCACGCCACCGCCGGCCACGACTTCAACCTCGTCACCGAACGCGAGGTGGACACCATCCTCGACGCTATCGACGCGGCACAGGACCGCCTCACCTACGACACGACGGCGACCCGGAGCGTCCGGACGCAGTCGGGCGAGGCGACGATGCTCGGCCAGGGGTTCGGCGACGACGCCTTGCTGGTCGCCACCTACGCGCCGGGGTTCGCCGACGACGTGGAGTACGGCGTCGGCCTCTCGGTCATGTCGGAGGCCCGGACGACCGGGCTCGACGACGTGTTGCTCGTCGACGCCCACAACTCGAACGACGGCTTGGAGGGCGACGACCTCGGCCACGTCACGCCGGGCAGCGAGCGGGCGTTCGACATGCTCACCGCGGCACGACAGGCCGGCCGCCGGCTGGGAGAGAGCCCTCGCGGGCCGATCCGACTCGGGGTGGCGTGGGACCGAACCGAGTGGGACGCACTCGACGGCGTCGGGCCGCTCGGCGTCCGTGTGGCCGTCGTCGAGGTCGAGGGCCAACACACCGCGTACGTCCTCGTCGACGGCAACAACATGGTGCCCGGACTCCGAGAGCGGATCGTCGAGTCCGTCACTGCCCACGAACCGATCGACGTGGCGGAGATCATGACGACCGACACACACATCGTCAACACGGTGGAGGCGGACAACCAGGTCGGCGCGGCCATCGACCACGGGGCGTTCGTCGGACTGATCGAACGACTCGTCGGGGAGGCGGTCGACGACCTCGAACCCGTCGAGGCGGGGCTGGCGACCGAGCGCGCGACCGTGACGGTGTTCGGCAACGACCGCACCGAGACGCTCGCGAGTCACGCGAACGCCGTCGTCTCGATGGGCGGCGCCCTCGCCGTCGCGGTTACCCTGATCGCGATGGCGGCAAGTCTACTGGTCTTCTTCCTCACCTAGAGGCGCAGTTCGCACCGGTCGACGGCCCCACAACTCGGACACCGGTGGCGGAACTCGATCCGCCGCCCCGTGGTCGTCGGGCGCCACTCGACGTCGTCCTCGTGTCCACAGGCCGGACACGTCGAACGGGACTGCTCGTAGTGGGATCGCAGCCGTCCGAACGGCGTCGAGCCGTGCCGGTTCGTGATTGATATACGCTACCAATGACCGTGATAGTAGATCAATGCTTCGCAGCGGCGAGTGCCCGAAAACAAAAATAGCCGGCCGGCATACCACTCGACGTGCTCCTGGTGCTCTGTGTCGACTTGGACGACGACCTCGGCCGCAAGACCGGCCTGGAGACGCCGGTCGTGGGACGGGAAGCGGTCGAGGACGGCGCGGTGGCCCTCGCGACGGCCGACCCGGAGGACTCCGACGTGAACGTCATGTTCCAGGGGTTGCACGTCCTCGACGACCTCCGGGCCGACGAGGACGAACAGGTGGAGGTGGCCGCGGTCACCGGTCTGCAAGGAAGCGAGGTGCGGGCGACACGCGCCGTCGGCGACGAAGTGGACACGGTGCTCGCGGGGCTCTCGACCGGCGAGTCCGTCCGGGCCATCGTCATCACCGACGGTGCACAGGACGAGTCGGTGCTCCCGGTGATCCGGTCTCGGGTCCCGATCGACAGCGTCCGTCGGGTCGTCGTCAGGCAGGCACAGGACCTCGAATCGATGTACTACACGATGAAGCAGGTGCTCGCGGACCCCGAGACCCGTGGGACGCTCCTCGTTCCGCTCGGCATCCTCCTGTTGATCTACCCGTTCGTCACCATCGCCACCTTCTTCGACGTGCCCGGGGCGGCCGTCATCGGCCTGCTCTCGGCGTTGCTCGGTCTCTACACGCTGTTCCGGGGACTGGGACTGGAGTCGACGGTCGACGACGTCGCCGACCGCGCCAGAAACCTCCTCTACGCCGGTCGGGTGACCATCATCACCTACGTCGTCGCGGCGGCGTTGCTCGTCGTCGGTGGCGCGGAGGGGATCGAGACGCTGCGGGCCGTCAGAGCCGGACTCGGCGGGTCGCCGTCGGCGGTGACGGTGCTCGCGGCGTTGGTCAACGGTGCGATCCGGTGGTTCGCCGCAGCCGGGATCACCAGTAGTCTGGGCCAAGTGACCGACGAGTATCTCGCCGACCGGTTCAAGTGGCGCTACCTGAACGCACCCTTCTACGTCGCCGCCATCGCAGTCGTCCTGTACGCGGTCACGGGCTTCCTGCTCCCGCCGGTCCCGGGCGTGACGTCGCTCTCCCTCACGGACCTCGCGGTGGCGCTCACCGTCGGGACGCTACTCGGCGTGTTGAGCACGCTCACGTTCGCCATCGCGGAGTCGCGCCACCCGACGAGCGTCGAGCCGACCTAACGCTCCCTGACGACGACGAACTCGGCGAGGTCCTGCAGGTACTCCACGGCGTCGACGTCCCGCGTCTCGGCGGCGTCGAGCGCCGAGAGCGCACGGTCCGACTCGTGGCGCGCGCGGTCGTTCGCCGCCCCCGGCGAGAGCCCGGTTACCTGCACCAGCGACGGGCGGTCCATCTCGGCGTCCTGTCCGGTCGGCTTGCCCAGGTCGTCCGGGTCGGCCGTCGCGTCGAGGACGTCGTCGCGGATCTGGAAGGCGACGCCGACCCGTTCGGCGTAGTCGCCCAGCGACTCGACGGTGAAGGCGTCGGCGCCGCCGGCGACCGCGCCCAGTTCCGCGGCCGCACGGAAGAGTACACCCGTCTTCCGTCGCGCGAGTTCCATGTACTCCCCCTCCGTCTCCGGGCGGTCGACCAGTTCGGTCGCCTCGCCCTCGCCGAGTTCGACCATCGCTTCGGCGACGATGCGCATCGCGCGTTCGTCCTGCGAGAAGAGGGCGAAGGCCTCGCCGAGCAAGCCGTCGCTGGCGACGATGGCCGGACCGTAGCCGAAGGTCTCCCACGCGCTCGGCGTGCCCCGGCGCACTGCCGACCGGTCGATGATGTCGTCGATCACCAGCGAGGCGTTGTGGACGAGTTCGATCCCGACGGCGAAGTCGACGGCGTCCTCCGGACTCCCGCCGACCGCTTCGCAGGTGAGCACCGTCACCGCCGGCCGGACCCGCTTTCCCCCAGCCAGCGCGACGTGTTCGAGTTCCGCCGCGAGTTCCGCTGGCTCGACCGCCTCGACGAGGGATTCGAGGCGGTCGTTCACCAGCCCGACCCGGCGATCCAGATACTTCATCGCCCGGTCGAAGGGGCGGCCGAGGCAAGTACGTGACGACTCGCGGCCCCCGCTACCCGAACCGCTCGATCAGTTCGGGGACCACCTCGAACAGGTCGCCGACGACGCCGTAGTCCGCCACGTCGAAGATGGGGGCGTCGGGGTCCGTGTTGACCGCGATGATCGTCTCGGACCCTTTCATGCCGGCGACGTGCTGGACGGCCCCCGAGATGCCGAGTGCGAGGTATACGTCCGGCGTCACGACCGTACCCGACTGGCCAACCTGCCGATTCTTGGGGAGCCAGCCGTTGTCGACGACGGGCCGGGACGCCGCAAGCGTCGCATCGAGTGCGTCGGCCAACTCCTCGGCGAGGTCGACGTTCTCCTCGTCGTCGATGCCGCGGCCGACCGCGACGACGAAGTCCGCCTCACTGATGTCGACGTCGCCGGTCCCGACCTCCTCGAACCCGCGGACCTGCGACCGGAGCGCCGACTCGTCGAGGTCGACGTCGAACGGTTCGATCCCGGGATCCCCGTTCCCCTCGGCCGCCGGCCACTCGCCCCCGCGGATCGTCAGCGCGACCGGTTCCGTCTCCACCTCGACCGTCGCCTCCACCTTCGATCCGTACGTCTCGCGGACCGCGGTCACGCCGTCGTCGTAGTCGATGGCGACGGCGTCGGTGACGAGCGGGATCGACAGCCGCGTCGCGACCGCGGGGGCGTAGTCGAGTCCGTTCACGCTGTGTGGCACGAGGAGTGCCGTCGGCGCGAGCGACTCGAACAGTGCCGTCGTCACCGCCGCGCACACGTCGTGGTTGAACTCCTCGCCTTCGGCGACCGTGTGGACGACGTCGACGCCCTCGACGGCGAGGTGGTCCGCGAACGTCTCCACGTCGCCGCCGCCGACGGCGACGTGCAGGTCGCCACCCGTGGCGTCCGCCAGTTCCCGTCCGGCACTGACGAGCTCGTAGCTCACCGGACGGAGGTCGCCACGGCGGTGTTCGGCGACAGCGAGGACGTCGCCGCTCATTCCGCGCCCACCCCCGCGTCCCGCAGAACGGTCTCGAGGTCGGCGGCGGTCTCCGTTGGCCCCCCTTCGAAGATGGTGGGGTCGGCGTCGGCCTCCGGTTTCGCAACCTCCCTGAGGATCAGGTCGGAGTCGAGGATCGAGGGATCGAGGCCGAGGTCGGCGAGCGTCCGGACCGCTATCTC includes the following:
- a CDS encoding DUF2070 family protein; this encodes MTTTQSDLAGLSRYIFTAPRWYASLGFALIIAAMAGVAAFDSGTSSPTVRNLLILGQDAWQGIFFIGLPTVIASLGTTGVDRFVGGKLTPNRSSLLALLCELILVVIVTGAGLIALVTPLGQTFVYDALVVALASIFAFRLLVVMAVSQSSLLIAAVPASLQTVVAAVFLFVYSGTVRFMELGGPLTDAYLTPYLSRASEAPPELWVIGPDHFGLLVVTCVIYAAGVYVFIRVIDRPWQQSLGVSVLDFIRGFVGHVAEGSRELEDFFEKLGEEAVVPVTVLAFRRLDGTQKARFVLPMIHPGPMGEIGGGNFPVRVAEHTDGLVFPPHATAGHDFNLVTEREVDTILDAIDAAQDRLTYDTTATRSVRTQSGEATMLGQGFGDDALLVATYAPGFADDVEYGVGLSVMSEARTTGLDDVLLVDAHNSNDGLEGDDLGHVTPGSERAFDMLTAARQAGRRLGESPRGPIRLGVAWDRTEWDALDGVGPLGVRVAVVEVEGQHTAYVLVDGNNMVPGLRERIVESVTAHEPIDVAEIMTTDTHIVNTVEADNQVGAAIDHGAFVGLIERLVGEAVDDLEPVEAGLATERATVTVFGNDRTETLASHANAVVSMGGALAVAVTLIAMAASLLVFFLT
- a CDS encoding polyprenyl synthetase family protein, whose protein sequence is MKYLDRRVGLVNDRLESLVEAVEPAELAAELEHVALAGGKRVRPAVTVLTCEAVGGSPEDAVDFAVGIELVHNASLVIDDIIDRSAVRRGTPSAWETFGYGPAIVASDGLLGEAFALFSQDERAMRIVAEAMVELGEGEATELVDRPETEGEYMELARRKTGVLFRAAAELGAVAGGADAFTVESLGDYAERVGVAFQIRDDVLDATADPDDLGKPTGQDAEMDRPSLVQVTGLSPGAANDRARHESDRALSALDAAETRDVDAVEYLQDLAEFVVVRER
- a CDS encoding zinc ribbon domain-containing protein encodes the protein MDHDGDRGCPKCGHTETDVGKISTTGGGLSKMFDIQTNSFRVVSCTSCGYSELYRDTGSAGSDIVDVFLG
- a CDS encoding electron transfer flavoprotein subunit alpha/FixB family protein → MSGDVLAVAEHRRGDLRPVSYELVSAGRELADATGGDLHVAVGGGDVETFADHLAVEGVDVVHTVAEGEEFNHDVCAAVTTALFESLAPTALLVPHSVNGLDYAPAVATRLSIPLVTDAVAIDYDDGVTAVRETYGSKVEATVEVETEPVALTIRGGEWPAAEGNGDPGIEPFDVDLDESALRSQVRGFEEVGTGDVDISEADFVVAVGRGIDDEENVDLAEELADALDATLAASRPVVDNGWLPKNRQVGQSGTVVTPDVYLALGISGAVQHVAGMKGSETIIAVNTDPDAPIFDVADYGVVGDLFEVVPELIERFG
- a CDS encoding DUF7097 family protein, whose protein sequence is MERTPTGTPVGVDDPYDHAGRCDHLTSDGCCRFALERTGDNGEQRLPRGRPSAGDDAAFAAERRAEDYACVAADEDAEWRDCPHYRSTTDGRECRRCGLDEVRMAHDDARPLLEEHHLSYGSAGGGDEGDPAHEITVALCRWCHAKVHEGWARIDDDAGPDAEALAAREERRSREQAEFGFRTAAERDDRD
- a CDS encoding multicopper oxidase domain-containing protein, translated to MTDNIGAPGTSLSRRQFVKATGTVGIGGLAGCAAPTNGDPERQGAGAGTGTAPQQGGSDLPVSGKPQIVDVNEQNNQVTLRAVTSRMPAHPGDAMGGPVELPRVWAWQADDRTPSVPGPVIRTTEGEDIEVTLDNTDANMPHTVHFHGVRKTWENDGVPTTTGMTVMPGEEHTYEIPANVPGTHLYHCHYQTHRHIDMGMYGFFRVDPEGYEPADQELFMTVKDWDSRLNRQMAGEDVSYSPRDRRPDVFTMNGRVAPRTLHPEDGSPVLVSEGDTVRVHFGNNGYMQHPIHVHNHRYRVVEKDGSQIPEDQQIEQDVMPLSPAERKTIEFEADADPGIYLMHCHKVSHAMNGTSYPGGMVNAVVYEDAMDSDVFAQLMDYAGYEA
- a CDS encoding DUF373 family protein, with product MLLVLCVDLDDDLGRKTGLETPVVGREAVEDGAVALATADPEDSDVNVMFQGLHVLDDLRADEDEQVEVAAVTGLQGSEVRATRAVGDEVDTVLAGLSTGESVRAIVITDGAQDESVLPVIRSRVPIDSVRRVVVRQAQDLESMYYTMKQVLADPETRGTLLVPLGILLLIYPFVTIATFFDVPGAAVIGLLSALLGLYTLFRGLGLESTVDDVADRARNLLYAGRVTIITYVVAAALLVVGGAEGIETLRAVRAGLGGSPSAVTVLAALVNGAIRWFAAAGITSSLGQVTDEYLADRFKWRYLNAPFYVAAIAVVLYAVTGFLLPPVPGVTSLSLTDLAVALTVGTLLGVLSTLTFAIAESRHPTSVEPT
- a CDS encoding GMP synthase subunit A, which gives rise to MTRIVVVDNHGQFTHLERRALRDAGVDTEIVDNTTPPEDLDVDGLVLSGGPDMDRIGRCDEYLGMGVPVLGICLGMQIMATELDGAVGSGDYGGYADVDVDIVDAEDPVVGSLAPETRVWASHADEVTALPTGFDRTATSGVCDIEAMSDTDRELYGVQWHPEVAHTAEGEELFENFIDCCR
- a CDS encoding HVO_0649 family zinc finger protein; protein product: MSITNRHGSTPFGRLRSHYEQSRSTCPACGHEDDVEWRPTTTGRRIEFRHRCPSCGAVDRCELRL